The Caloramator mitchellensis genome contains a region encoding:
- the grdD gene encoding glycine/sarcosine/betaine reductase complex component C subunit alpha has protein sequence MTNENIKGLIGEVFNEIADAIKSGTFGKKVRVGLTTFGSEHGVEELVKAAEIATRKYSDFEVVLIGPKVETNLKVYEVANDEEGHKLMEELLDKGEINGCVTQHYNFPIGVSTVGRVITPGRGNELILATTTGTSSTHRVEGMIKNAIYGIITAKACGIANPTVGILNVDGARQVEKALKELKSNGYDINFAESIRADGGVVMRGNDLLAGSTDVMVMDTLTGNLLVKIFSSFTTGGDYESLGYGYGPGIGEGYDRLICIISRASGAPVVAEALRFCATCAQNNIIQISKNEFEKANRAGLKEILSKLIKQAQPEDKKEIVAPPKKVVTHDIAGVDILELENAVKELWSNGIYSETGMGCTGPIVLVADEDADKAVEILKSKGYIA, from the coding sequence ATGACTAACGAAAACATTAAAGGATTGATTGGCGAGGTTTTTAATGAAATAGCTGACGCAATTAAGAGTGGAACGTTTGGAAAAAAGGTTAGAGTTGGTTTAACAACTTTCGGAAGTGAACATGGAGTTGAAGAATTGGTAAAGGCTGCAGAAATTGCAACAAGAAAATATAGCGACTTTGAAGTAGTTTTAATAGGACCAAAGGTAGAAACAAATTTAAAAGTGTATGAAGTTGCCAACGACGAAGAAGGACACAAATTGATGGAAGAGCTTCTTGACAAGGGGGAAATTAATGGTTGCGTAACTCAACATTATAATTTCCCAATAGGAGTCTCAACTGTAGGAAGAGTTATAACCCCAGGAAGAGGAAATGAGCTTATACTTGCAACAACAACAGGAACATCCTCTACACATAGAGTTGAAGGTATGATTAAAAATGCCATATACGGTATTATAACGGCAAAGGCGTGTGGCATAGCTAATCCTACAGTTGGAATTCTTAATGTAGATGGAGCAAGGCAGGTTGAAAAGGCGCTAAAAGAACTAAAATCAAACGGTTATGACATAAATTTTGCAGAATCAATAAGAGCTGATGGCGGAGTTGTTATGAGAGGCAATGACCTATTGGCAGGCTCAACCGATGTTATGGTTATGGACACTTTAACTGGGAATTTACTAGTTAAAATATTCTCTTCATTTACAACCGGTGGAGACTATGAATCTTTAGGATATGGTTATGGACCAGGAATAGGTGAAGGATATGATAGACTAATATGTATTATCTCAAGAGCTTCAGGTGCACCTGTGGTAGCTGAAGCATTAAGATTCTGTGCAACATGTGCCCAGAACAATATTATTCAAATTTCAAAAAATGAATTTGAAAAAGCTAATAGGGCTGGTCTAAAAGAGATTTTATCTAAATTAATAAAACAGGCTCAACCTGAAGATAAAAAGGAAATTGTTGCTCCTCCGAAGAAAGTTGTAACTCATGATATCGCTGGTGTTGACATATTGGAGCTAGAAAATGCAGTAAAGGAACTTTGGTCAAATGGAATTTACTCTGAAACAGGTATGGGATGCACAGGACCGATAGTTCTTGTTGCTGATGAAGATGCTGACAAGGCAGTTGAAATATTAAAGAGCAAAGGGTATATAGCATAA
- the trxB gene encoding thioredoxin-disulfide reductase — MSERIYDIVIIGGGPAGLSAGLYGSRSKLDVLVIEKGVFGGQAATTAELENYPGSIENCTGPALSERMKHQAEEFGTSFVYDEVVDVDFSGDIKVVKCKEAEYKGKAVIIATGAAPRLAGFKGENELRGRGVSYCATCDADFFEGLDVAVIGGGDSAITEALYLTKFAETVTIIHRRDSFRAAKSLVEKAMNHPKIKFILNSVVDEAKGDEILEGLVVRNLQTGEVSEVAVNGVFVFVGLDPITKVFEGKIALDEKGYIPTDDEMRTNVEGIFAAGDVRVKMLRQVITAAADGAIAAIAAEEYINEKFNK; from the coding sequence ATGTCAGAAAGAATTTATGATATCGTTATTATCGGTGGAGGCCCAGCAGGGTTATCAGCAGGATTATACGGTTCAAGGTCTAAGCTGGATGTATTAGTAATTGAAAAGGGAGTGTTTGGAGGTCAGGCTGCTACAACTGCTGAATTAGAAAACTATCCTGGTTCAATTGAAAACTGCACTGGACCAGCACTTTCAGAAAGAATGAAACATCAAGCTGAGGAGTTTGGAACAAGTTTTGTTTATGATGAAGTAGTTGATGTTGACTTTTCTGGAGATATTAAAGTTGTAAAATGTAAAGAGGCTGAATATAAAGGGAAAGCTGTAATAATAGCAACCGGAGCAGCACCAAGACTTGCAGGATTTAAAGGTGAAAACGAATTAAGAGGTAGAGGAGTTTCATATTGCGCTACTTGTGATGCGGACTTCTTTGAAGGTTTGGACGTGGCGGTTATAGGCGGTGGTGACTCTGCTATAACAGAAGCTTTGTATTTAACAAAATTTGCAGAAACTGTTACTATTATACATAGAAGGGACAGCTTTAGAGCAGCTAAATCATTGGTTGAAAAAGCAATGAACCACCCAAAAATAAAATTCATATTAAACAGCGTTGTTGATGAAGCAAAAGGTGATGAAATACTTGAAGGACTTGTAGTAAGAAACTTACAAACAGGAGAGGTCTCTGAAGTTGCAGTTAACGGAGTGTTTGTATTTGTTGGACTTGACCCGATAACAAAGGTATTCGAGGGTAAAATTGCACTAGATGAAAAAGGATACATCCCAACAGATGATGAAATGAGAACAAATGTAGAAGGTATATTTGCGGCTGGTGATGTTAGAGTAAAAATGTTAAGACAGGTTATCACTGCAGCAGCAGATGGAGCTATTGCTGCAATTGCTGCAGAGGAATATATTAATGAAAAATTTAACAAATAG
- the grdB gene encoding glycine reductase complex selenoprotein B, with translation MIKVVHYINQFFAQIGGEEKANIPPEVREGFVGPGMALNAAFKGEAEIVATVICGDSYFAENTAEATKQILDMVKKYNPDLFIAGPAFNAGRYGTACATIAKTVKDELGIPVLTGMYIENPGVDLYKKDLYIISTKDNAAGMREAVPKMAALALKLAKGEEIGTPDVEGYIERGIRKNYFADVRGSKRAVDMLVKKIKGEEFVTEFKMPLFDRVAPNPPVADISKAKIALVTSGGIVPKGNPDRIESSSASKFGKYDIEGVYDLTQETYETAHGGYDPVYANKDADRVLPVDVLRDLEKEGKIGSLHRYFYSTVGNGTAVKSAAKFGQEIARQLIADGVQAVILTSTUGTCTRCGATMVKEIERAGLPVVHMCTIVPISKTVGANRIVPTVAIPHPLGNTSLSYEDEKALRRKLVEKALKALQTEIHEQTVFED, from the coding sequence ATGATTAAAGTTGTTCATTATATAAATCAGTTCTTTGCCCAAATTGGGGGAGAAGAAAAGGCTAACATTCCACCAGAAGTAAGAGAAGGTTTTGTAGGACCTGGTATGGCGTTAAATGCTGCGTTTAAAGGCGAAGCTGAGATTGTTGCTACTGTAATATGTGGTGACTCATACTTTGCAGAGAACACCGCTGAAGCTACAAAACAAATTCTTGACATGGTTAAGAAATACAACCCAGATTTATTCATTGCTGGTCCAGCATTTAATGCAGGAAGATATGGAACTGCTTGTGCTACAATAGCTAAGACAGTTAAGGATGAGCTTGGAATTCCCGTATTGACTGGAATGTATATTGAAAATCCGGGTGTAGATTTATACAAGAAAGACTTATATATCATTTCAACAAAGGATAATGCTGCAGGAATGAGAGAGGCAGTGCCAAAGATGGCTGCTCTAGCATTAAAGCTTGCTAAGGGCGAAGAAATTGGAACTCCTGATGTTGAAGGTTATATTGAAAGAGGTATTAGAAAGAATTATTTTGCTGATGTTAGAGGTTCAAAGAGAGCTGTTGATATGCTCGTAAAAAAGATAAAGGGAGAAGAATTTGTAACAGAATTCAAGATGCCTTTATTCGATAGAGTAGCACCAAATCCTCCTGTTGCAGACATCAGCAAGGCGAAGATTGCCTTAGTTACTTCAGGCGGAATAGTTCCTAAGGGAAATCCAGACAGAATTGAAAGTTCAAGTGCAAGCAAGTTTGGTAAGTATGACATTGAAGGAGTTTACGATTTAACTCAGGAAACTTACGAAACTGCTCACGGTGGATATGACCCTGTTTATGCAAATAAGGACGCTGACAGAGTATTGCCAGTTGATGTGTTAAGAGACCTTGAAAAGGAAGGAAAGATTGGTTCATTACACAGATACTTCTATTCAACAGTTGGTAATGGAACCGCTGTTAAGAGTGCAGCTAAATTTGGTCAGGAAATAGCAAGACAACTTATTGCTGACGGAGTTCAGGCTGTAATTCTAACTTCTACTTGAGGAACCTGCACACGTTGCGGAGCAACGATGGTAAAGGAAATCGAAAGAGCAGGACTTCCAGTAGTTCATATGTGCACAATAGTTCCAATATCAAAGACAGTAGGTGCTAACAGAATAGTTCCAACTGTAGCTATTCCACACCCACTTGGAAATACTTCACTATCATATGAAGACGAAAAGGCATTAAGAAGAAAGCTTGTTGAAAAGGCATTAAAGGCTTTACAAACTGAAATTCATGAACAAACTGTTTTCGAAGACTAA
- a CDS encoding GrdX family protein has product MEKVIIVTNNVITMEKMSDKHDIIWVDGSLLDVLYKVRDYIHRNHKLLTHPLMGSIKPNQTPYKSVAISKNPLETLDFESLSFIENSIETAQSLIKSKPHRTYPDSVYDDFRIIDYDLIFNALNR; this is encoded by the coding sequence ATGGAAAAGGTAATAATAGTAACAAATAATGTAATTACTATGGAAAAGATGTCAGATAAGCACGATATTATATGGGTAGACGGTTCACTTTTAGATGTTTTATACAAGGTTAGAGATTACATACATAGAAATCATAAATTGTTAACCCATCCTTTAATGGGAAGCATAAAACCAAATCAAACACCATATAAGAGCGTTGCAATTTCTAAGAATCCATTAGAAACTTTGGATTTTGAATCGCTTTCATTTATTGAGAATAGCATTGAAACTGCGCAAAGTTTGATTAAATCCAAACCTCACAGAACTTATCCAGATTCGGTATACGATGATTTTAGAATAATTGACTACGATTTAATTTTTAATGCATTAAATAGATAA
- a CDS encoding BMP family lipoprotein, producing MKRLIALVATLALTAGLFAGCAKKEEQKPAEQTPQVKIGLATDEGGKGDKSFNDAAIAGLEKIKAEYGIEPQIIESKTADDYEPNLTTLAADNDLVFGVGFKMADAIKAVAENTPDKKFAIIDSVVDLPNVASFTFKEEEGSFLMGIIAGKMTKTNTVGFLGGIKFELIEKFEAGFRAGVKAVNPNAKVLVQYANSFSDVALGYEISKKMYNDGADVIYHAAGGVGIGLFNAAKEMKKWAIGVDSDQAVLIPDKADVILASMIKRVDTATYTASKAVIDGTYKPGLTVLGLKEDGVGISQTINPAVPQEVIDLANKYKQAIIDGKFTVPTKPAEVDAFQAPQI from the coding sequence ATGAAAAGACTAATCGCATTAGTAGCAACATTAGCTCTTACAGCTGGTCTTTTTGCAGGTTGTGCAAAGAAGGAAGAACAAAAACCAGCTGAACAAACACCACAAGTTAAAATCGGTTTAGCAACTGACGAAGGTGGTAAGGGAGACAAATCATTTAACGATGCAGCTATTGCTGGTCTTGAAAAAATTAAAGCTGAATATGGAATTGAACCACAGATTATTGAATCTAAGACAGCTGACGATTATGAACCAAACTTAACTACTCTTGCAGCAGATAACGACTTAGTATTTGGTGTTGGATTTAAGATGGCAGATGCTATAAAAGCAGTTGCTGAAAATACTCCAGATAAGAAATTTGCAATCATTGACTCGGTTGTTGACCTTCCAAATGTAGCTTCATTTACATTTAAGGAAGAAGAAGGTTCATTCTTAATGGGTATAATCGCTGGAAAAATGACAAAGACTAATACAGTTGGATTCCTTGGTGGAATCAAGTTTGAACTTATTGAAAAGTTTGAAGCTGGATTTAGAGCAGGAGTTAAGGCTGTTAATCCAAACGCTAAAGTTTTAGTTCAATACGCTAACAGCTTCAGCGACGTTGCTCTTGGATATGAAATTTCAAAGAAAATGTATAACGACGGCGCTGACGTAATTTATCACGCAGCTGGAGGCGTTGGAATTGGATTATTCAATGCAGCTAAGGAAATGAAAAAGTGGGCGATTGGTGTTGACTCAGACCAAGCAGTTTTAATTCCAGATAAGGCAGATGTAATCCTAGCATCAATGATTAAGAGAGTAGATACAGCTACTTATACAGCATCAAAGGCAGTAATAGATGGAACTTATAAGCCAGGTTTAACAGTTTTAGGATTAAAGGAAGATGGCGTTGGTATATCACAAACTATCAACCCTGCAGTTCCACAAGAAGTTATTGATCTTGCTAACAAGTATAAGCAAGCAATAATCGATGGCAAATTCACAGTTCCAACAAAACCTGCAGAAGTTGATGCTTTCCAGGCACCACAAATATAG
- the grdC gene encoding glycine/sarcosine/betaine reductase complex component C subunit beta: MFPVLKGASYILVHTPDMIIHNGTTQTLEREINPDSEYLKKIPEHLRSFEQVVEYPVTQTFIGNFEPEELGKLSKPYFNHKLENASRFGKFGEVMPQDEFYGLIKICDAFDLVKLEKGFTSAVKAKFEAHKLLKDYAPKLGDGVEIAEIEKLVDAHVAEGLYMNGSLVGCVKRAHEFDRNLSSHVIAENLAVKASAVIAGLNLIDKLGVNKDEIDYIIECSEEACGDMNQRGGGNFAKAIGEVIGLKNATGCDIRGFCAGPTHALVNAASLVQSGVFKNVLVIAGGATAKLGMNGKDHVKKGMPIIEDVLGGFAVLVSENDGVHPIIRTDAIGKHNIGSGATPQAVMEAIVAKPLEMLGLKFTDIDKYSTEMQNPDATETAGAGDVPASNYKMIAALAVMKGQLEKAKMAEFAKNCGYVGYAPTQGHVPSGVPIIGFGVEKIMNGSMNRFMIVGKGSLFLARMTNLFDGISFVVEKNPGKAEETTVSKEEVKNMVAEAMKEFASFLLQK, encoded by the coding sequence ATGTTTCCAGTTTTAAAAGGAGCAAGTTATATTTTAGTTCATACTCCAGATATGATTATTCATAACGGAACAACTCAAACGCTTGAAAGAGAAATTAATCCAGATTCAGAATATCTAAAAAAAATTCCAGAGCATTTAAGAAGTTTTGAACAAGTTGTAGAATATCCAGTAACTCAAACTTTTATAGGAAACTTTGAGCCAGAAGAATTAGGCAAATTATCAAAGCCCTACTTCAATCATAAGTTAGAAAACGCATCAAGATTTGGAAAATTTGGAGAAGTAATGCCTCAGGATGAATTTTATGGCTTAATTAAAATATGTGATGCATTTGACCTTGTTAAACTTGAAAAGGGATTTACAAGTGCAGTTAAAGCAAAATTTGAAGCTCATAAACTTTTAAAGGATTATGCGCCAAAATTAGGTGACGGTGTTGAAATTGCTGAAATTGAAAAGCTTGTGGATGCTCATGTTGCAGAAGGCCTCTATATGAATGGAAGTCTAGTAGGTTGTGTTAAAAGAGCACATGAATTTGATAGAAATCTTTCATCACATGTTATTGCTGAGAATTTAGCAGTTAAGGCCTCAGCTGTAATTGCTGGATTAAATTTAATAGATAAATTAGGCGTTAATAAAGATGAAATAGACTATATAATTGAATGTTCAGAAGAAGCGTGCGGGGATATGAATCAAAGAGGTGGCGGTAACTTCGCAAAGGCTATTGGTGAAGTTATAGGACTAAAGAACGCTACTGGATGCGATATAAGAGGATTCTGTGCAGGTCCTACTCATGCTCTTGTAAATGCAGCTTCTTTGGTGCAATCAGGAGTATTTAAGAATGTTTTAGTTATAGCTGGTGGTGCTACTGCTAAGCTTGGAATGAATGGAAAAGACCATGTTAAAAAGGGAATGCCAATAATTGAAGATGTTCTTGGTGGTTTTGCAGTTTTAGTATCAGAAAATGATGGCGTTCATCCTATTATTAGAACTGATGCGATAGGTAAGCACAATATAGGCTCAGGGGCTACACCTCAAGCTGTTATGGAAGCTATTGTAGCTAAACCACTTGAAATGCTTGGATTGAAATTTACTGACATTGATAAATATTCAACAGAGATGCAAAATCCAGATGCCACTGAAACTGCTGGTGCAGGCGATGTTCCAGCGTCAAACTATAAGATGATTGCAGCACTTGCTGTTATGAAGGGCCAATTAGAAAAGGCTAAGATGGCTGAATTTGCAAAGAATTGCGGCTATGTTGGATATGCACCAACTCAAGGACATGTTCCTTCAGGAGTTCCGATAATAGGATTTGGTGTTGAAAAAATAATGAACGGCAGCATGAATAGATTTATGATAGTAGGAAAAGGAAGCTTGTTCCTTGCAAGAATGACTAATCTTTTCGACGGTATTTCTTTTGTAGTTGAAAAGAACCCAGGAAAGGCTGAAGAAACGACTGTTTCAAAAGAAGAAGTTAAGAACATGGTGGCAGAAGCTATGAAGGAATTTGCCTCATTTTTACTTCAAAAGTAA
- the trxA gene encoding thioredoxin TrxA, with protein sequence MLEVNKDNFDAEVLNYTEKPVFVDFWGDKCEKCKQLMPDVHKFEEMYGDKIKFVSLNTSENRRLAIAQKVLGLPTMIMYVNGEKAEVLTPDKIATADDIEEMIKRFYK encoded by the coding sequence ATGTTAGAGGTAAATAAGGATAATTTTGACGCTGAAGTTTTAAATTATACTGAAAAACCAGTATTTGTTGATTTCTGGGGAGATAAGTGCGAAAAGTGTAAGCAACTTATGCCAGATGTTCATAAATTTGAAGAAATGTATGGAGACAAGATAAAGTTTGTAAGCTTGAATACAAGTGAAAACAGAAGACTTGCAATTGCTCAAAAAGTATTAGGACTACCAACAATGATTATGTATGTAAACGGTGAAAAAGCAGAAGTTTTAACTCCAGATAAGATAGCTACTGCAGATGATATCGAAGAAATGATTAAAAGATTTTACAAATAA
- a CDS encoding ABC transporter ATP-binding protein, which translates to MEKVIEMRGITKIFPGVIANDNVNFELKKGEIHVLLGENGAGKTTLMNILYGLYQPDKGDILVNGKKVDIKGPSDAIAMGIGMVHQHFMLVHNFTVAENIVLGSEPKTMFGFKIDYNKAISDVKELADKYGFKVDPNSIIEDITVGQQQKVEILKALYRGAEILILDEPTAVLTPQEIEELGIILKNLVREGKSIILITHKLKEVMSMSDRVTIVRRGKVIDTVNTADVNIDILAEMMVGRKVNLVVEKQPAKVGETVLKLENLQALDHRNLPKLKGVDLEVKSGEILGIAGVDGNGQTELVEVITGLRKATGGKVVLKGQDLTNKTPREIIDAGISNIPEDRHKHGLVLKFSLAENAVLGQHDKLPYAKGILMNYDKIKEYAKKLIHDFDVRTPNEEVAAGSLSGGNQQKMIAAREISKDPELLIATQPTRGLDVGAIEYIHKRLVEERDKGKAVLVVSLELDEVMALSDRIAVMYDGKIVGILDADKTNEMELGILMAGGTLNKKEVENGEQHS; encoded by the coding sequence GTGGAAAAAGTTATAGAAATGAGGGGTATTACCAAAATATTTCCAGGGGTAATAGCAAACGACAATGTAAATTTCGAACTTAAAAAAGGTGAAATCCACGTATTACTTGGAGAGAATGGTGCTGGGAAAACAACTTTGATGAATATTCTTTATGGGCTTTATCAGCCGGATAAAGGAGATATACTTGTAAATGGTAAAAAAGTTGACATTAAAGGACCTTCTGATGCGATAGCGATGGGTATAGGAATGGTGCATCAGCACTTTATGCTCGTGCATAATTTTACAGTTGCCGAGAATATAGTTCTTGGTAGTGAACCAAAGACTATGTTTGGATTTAAAATTGACTATAATAAGGCTATAAGCGATGTTAAAGAACTTGCAGATAAGTATGGTTTTAAAGTTGATCCAAATAGCATAATTGAAGATATAACTGTTGGTCAACAACAAAAGGTAGAGATACTAAAGGCATTATATAGAGGTGCAGAGATTTTAATATTGGACGAGCCTACAGCAGTGTTAACACCTCAAGAAATCGAAGAACTTGGAATCATATTAAAGAACTTGGTAAGAGAAGGAAAATCAATTATTCTTATTACGCATAAGTTAAAAGAAGTTATGAGCATGTCGGATAGAGTCACAATTGTTCGTAGGGGTAAGGTAATAGATACTGTCAATACAGCGGACGTTAATATAGATATATTAGCTGAAATGATGGTTGGTAGAAAGGTTAATCTTGTTGTCGAAAAACAGCCTGCTAAAGTAGGTGAGACGGTTTTAAAACTTGAAAACCTACAAGCACTTGATCATAGAAATCTTCCAAAACTTAAGGGTGTAGACCTTGAAGTTAAATCAGGCGAGATACTTGGAATAGCCGGAGTTGATGGAAATGGTCAAACAGAACTTGTAGAAGTTATAACTGGACTTAGAAAGGCAACTGGTGGAAAAGTTGTATTAAAGGGACAGGATTTGACTAATAAAACTCCAAGAGAGATAATAGACGCCGGAATAAGCAATATACCTGAAGATAGACATAAGCATGGATTAGTATTGAAGTTCTCGCTTGCAGAAAATGCAGTTTTAGGCCAGCACGACAAGCTGCCATATGCTAAGGGAATTTTGATGAATTATGATAAAATAAAGGAATATGCAAAGAAGCTCATTCATGATTTCGACGTTAGAACTCCTAACGAAGAAGTTGCGGCTGGTTCGCTATCAGGTGGAAATCAGCAAAAAATGATTGCAGCAAGAGAAATCTCAAAGGACCCAGAATTACTAATAGCTACTCAGCCTACAAGAGGACTTGACGTAGGTGCAATAGAATATATACACAAAAGGCTGGTTGAAGAAAGAGATAAAGGAAAAGCTGTTCTTGTTGTTTCGTTGGAATTGGACGAAGTAATGGCTTTATCAGATAGAATTGCTGTTATGTATGATGGTAAAATAGTTGGAATATTGGATGCAGATAAGACTAATGAAATGGAACTTGGTATATTAATGGCAGGTGGAACCTTAAACAAGAAGGAGGTCGAAAATGGTGAACAACACAGCTAA
- the grdA gene encoding glycine/sarcosine/betaine reductase complex selenoprotein A codes for MILKDRKVIAIGDRDGIPGPAIEECAKSAGAEVVFSSTECFVUTAAGAMDLEIQQRVKDFTEQYGAENIVVLLGTAEAESAGLSAETVTAGDPTYAGPLAGVSLGLRVYHILEPVIKEECDAAVYDEQCGMMEMVLDVDAISSEVSSIREQYSQFKD; via the coding sequence ATGATTTTAAAGGATAGAAAAGTAATAGCTATAGGAGATAGAGACGGTATTCCAGGACCAGCCATTGAAGAATGTGCAAAGAGCGCAGGTGCAGAAGTTGTATTCAGCTCAACTGAATGCTTCGTTTGAACGGCTGCAGGTGCTATGGATCTGGAGATCCAACAAAGAGTAAAAGACTTTACTGAACAATACGGTGCAGAAAATATAGTAGTTCTTTTAGGAACTGCAGAGGCTGAATCAGCAGGACTTTCAGCAGAAACTGTAACTGCTGGAGACCCTACTTATGCAGGACCACTCGCTGGGGTGTCATTAGGTCTTAGGGTTTATCATATTCTTGAACCAGTTATTAAGGAAGAATGCGACGCAGCTGTTTACGATGAACAATGCGGTATGATGGAAATGGTTCTTGATGTTGATGCTATTAGTAGTGAAGTAAGCAGCATAAGGGAGCAGTATAGTCAGTTTAAAGACTGA
- a CDS encoding glycine/sarcosine/betaine reductase component B subunit has translation MRLELGKIFINDVQFGPETKVENGILYINKEELLKEVGGDERLKSIDVDLVHPGEEVRIIPVKDVIEPRVKVEGKGGIFPGFISKVDTVGSGRTHVLKGAAVVTTGKIVGFQEGIIDMSGEGAKYTPFSKTHNVVMICEPIDNLQQHEHEEAIRMVGLKAATYLGKAGKNVNPDEVKVYETLPLLQQVAQYPNLPKVVYVYMLQSQGLLHDTYVYGVDAKKIIPTFIYPTEVFDGAVISGNCVSACDKNPTYVHMNHPIIEDLYERHGKDYNFLGCVITNENVYLADKERSSNYTAKLVEFLGADAVIISEEGFGNPDADLVMNCYKIEEKGIKTVLVTDEYAGRDGSSQSLADSTPKGDAVVTAGNANEVVVLPPMKKVIGHPEAADIIAGGFAGSLRPDGSIEAEIQVITGATSEVGFGYLTAKTF, from the coding sequence TTGCGCCTCGAATTAGGTAAAATTTTTATCAACGACGTTCAATTTGGTCCAGAAACAAAAGTAGAAAATGGCATTCTTTACATCAACAAGGAAGAACTTCTTAAGGAAGTTGGTGGAGATGAAAGATTAAAATCAATCGATGTTGATCTTGTTCATCCAGGAGAAGAAGTAAGAATTATCCCAGTAAAAGACGTTATTGAACCAAGAGTAAAGGTTGAAGGAAAGGGTGGAATATTCCCAGGATTCATTTCAAAAGTAGACACTGTTGGTTCAGGTAGAACCCATGTTTTAAAGGGTGCTGCTGTAGTTACTACTGGTAAGATTGTTGGCTTCCAAGAAGGTATAATCGACATGAGTGGAGAGGGAGCAAAATACACTCCATTCTCAAAGACGCACAATGTTGTTATGATTTGCGAACCAATCGACAACTTACAACAACACGAACATGAAGAAGCAATAAGAATGGTAGGACTTAAGGCTGCTACATACTTAGGAAAAGCAGGAAAGAACGTAAACCCAGATGAAGTAAAAGTTTATGAAACATTACCATTACTTCAGCAGGTTGCACAATACCCAAATCTACCAAAGGTAGTATATGTTTATATGCTTCAGAGCCAGGGACTTTTACATGACACATATGTATATGGCGTAGATGCAAAGAAGATTATTCCTACATTCATCTATCCAACAGAAGTCTTTGATGGCGCTGTTATAAGTGGAAACTGCGTTTCTGCTTGTGACAAGAACCCAACATATGTTCATATGAATCATCCTATAATTGAAGATTTATATGAAAGACATGGTAAGGATTATAACTTCTTAGGTTGCGTGATTACAAATGAAAACGTATATCTTGCAGATAAGGAAAGGTCATCCAACTATACTGCGAAGTTAGTTGAGTTCCTTGGAGCAGATGCAGTTATCATTTCAGAAGAAGGGTTTGGAAATCCAGACGCTGACCTTGTTATGAACTGCTACAAGATTGAAGAAAAAGGAATAAAGACTGTTCTTGTAACTGATGAATATGCAGGTAGAGATGGTTCATCACAATCTCTTGCAGATTCAACTCCGAAGGGTGATGCTGTTGTTACAGCAGGTAATGCAAATGAAGTAGTTGTATTGCCACCAATGAAGAAGGTTATAGGACATCCTGAAGCTGCTGATATAATAGCAGGTGGATTTGCAGGTTCATTAAGACCAGATGGTTCAATTGAAGCTGAAATCCAGGTAATAACAGGAGCAACTTCAGAAGTTGGATTTGGATATTTAACAGCAAAGACATTCTAA